A section of the Paramisgurnus dabryanus chromosome 4, PD_genome_1.1, whole genome shotgun sequence genome encodes:
- the LOC135746809 gene encoding activating transcription factor 7-interacting protein 1-like isoform X4 — translation MEVAVPEEPQKKIFRARKTMKMSDRQQLEALHNTLSSTSPSSSSPTQTPLVNGIHSEKDKEKVKEKDLNDKETDSVSPAPDSPHSFPSPSLSVSVSPSPTPPNTQTTLPSPKNGPEKKSDEKAKDVKRESESKEDGKSEDVKVDDKEADKSEHSSSSTTPNKKGDPKKSDTEKMSGEEMADVDDALVTTASFGDGSEEKKDTSNKSFNSSLSASPSSGIDCDPEVKEGFLCLSEEDDVQAEKDEKNDQNEEKMNVDAVKEEPKDKKGTSEKTDDSPSAGTKRSLSEEEDDKEIKKERDGKRARLDGEELEAQLELKITATGGSRHKLEKMVQQLVEERLRVLQLTVFDRSIKELKERVEKIDSASKQQNALQHINTLQAKISRLAKKFGAANQASENAKRTQEVYSASAVAQATNAANMTQNALQRTVKTAMDPKLSGPSGSATAIPAQPKPLSTPTTATSSALASTAPILQIISTTTSSTPSSNSLAGQSQTGTLLLKTGPNTGVMTTNATTSGGQSVSIQPLLIQLPLTVANGQSGALVNTAGGVGLIPVSSLSTVNSLNKAKTTTPTTTTFILQKTTGSIVSSSTTLSTPSTPGMSLARAVYPGGTGTVSSPSTGISVTSARTPTQCAAVVGVSTAVSSPGTAGPAATGSATAAAGSPLASALASKTADNQAATKTPTQPGRPKGSVIDLTEDDDDVQVTGVQKATVSPMTQRAPLVSSTPNAGVRTAQRSSVDSPSLSHPSSSSTTSLPPLPLAPSPPARLPPEAAQTSPPQQPQLKLARVQSQNGIVLSWCVAETDRNCAAVDTYHLYAYHQDHQGTAASNIASAQSLWKKIGEVKALPLPMACTLTQFVSGSTYYFAVRAKDVYGRFGRFCEPQCTDVITPALS, via the exons ATGGAAGTAGCTGTACCAGAGGAACCTCAGAAGAAAATCTTCCGTGCGCGAAAAACGATGAAGATGAGTGATCGGCAGCAGCTGGAAGCATTGCACAACACCCTGAGCTCCACTTCACCATCTTCCTCCTCACCTACCCAAACGCCGCTGGTGAACGGCATCCACAGCGAGAAGGACAAGGAGAAAGTAAAGGAGAAAGACTTGAATGATAAAGAGACGGACTCTGTGTCACCTGCCCCTGATTCACCTCACTCTTTTCCTTCTCCatctctttctgtctctgtctctccATCTCCCACTCCACCCAACACACAGACCACCTTACCTTCTCCTAAAAATGGTCCAGAGAAGAAGAGCGATGAGAAGGCCAAGGACGTgaaaagagagagcgagagcaaAGAGGACGGAAAGAGTGAGGACGTTAAAGTGGACGACAAAGAA GCTGATAAATCCGAGCATTCCAGTTCTTCAACAACACCGAATAAAAAGGGAGACCCCAAAAAATCAGATACGGAGAAAATGAGTGGTGAGGAGATGGCTGATGTGGATGACGCTCTTGTGACCACAGCCTCTTTTGGTGACGGTTCAGAAGAGAAAAAGGACACAAGCAATAAAAGTTTCAACTCTTCTCTCTCTGCCTCTCCTTCTTCTGGGATAGACTGCGATCCAGAAGTCAAAGAGGGATTTCTGTGCCTGAGCGAAGAGGACGACGTCCAGGCAGAGAAAGATGAAAAGAACGACCAAAATGAGGAGAAGATGAATGTTGATGCGGTGAAAGAGGAACCAAAAGATAAGAAGGGGACTTCTGAAAAGACAG ATGACAGTCCTTCTGCTGGTACAAAGAGATCCTTGTCAGAAGAGGAAGATGACAAAGAAAtcaagaaagaaagagatggaAAGCGAGCAAGGTTGGATGGCGAGGAGCTGGAGGCTCAGCTGGAGCTGAAAATTACAGCCACCGGTGGGAGCCGACATAAACTGGAGAAG ATGGTACAGCAGTTAGTAGAGGAACGATTACGGGTGCTGCAGTTGACTGTATTTGACCGTAGCATAAAAGAGCTGAAAGAGAGAGTGGAGAAGATCGACTCTGCAAGCAAGCAGCAAAATGCCCTACAGCATATAAACACACTACAG GCTAAGATATCCCGGCTTGCAAAAAAGTTTGGTGCTGCTAACCAGGCCTCGGAGAACGCAAAGAGAACTCAAGAG GTTTATTCTGCATCTGCTGTTGCTCAGGCCACCAATGCTGCCAACAtgacccagaatgcactgcaacG tactgttAAAACCGCTATGGATCCCAAACTGTCCGGTCCATCAGGTTCTGCTACAG CGATCCCAGCTCAGCCCAAACCGCTGTCCACGCCAACTACGGCAACCTCATCAGCACTGGCCTCCACTGCCCCCATTTTACAGATTATCTCCACAACAACAAGCTCTACTCCCTCATCCAACTCCTTGGCCGGCCAGTCTCAGACAGGCACTCTTTTATTAAAGACTGGTCCTAATACAGGGGTCATGACTACCAACGCCACAACATCAGGAGGCCAGTCCGTCTCTATTCAGCCACTTTTAATTCAGCTGCCTTTAACTGTGGCAAACGGGCAAAGTGGAGCACTAGTCAATACTGCTGGCGGTGTTGGTTTAATACCAGTTTCATCATTATCTACAGTTAATAGCTTGAATAAGGCGAAGACGACTACACCTACTACCACCACGTTTATTCTCCAAAAGACAACGGGTAGCATCGTTTCGTCTTCCACCACATTGTCGACACCCTCGACCCCAGGAATGTCTTTGGCGAGAGCGGTTTATCCGGGTGGCACAGGGACTGTTAGTTCACCCAGCACAGGGATATCTGTGACGTCGGCTCGTACGCCTACTCAGTGTGCTGCTGTTGTGGGAGTGTCGACGGCCGTGTCTTCTCCAGGAACTGCAGGGCCTGCGGCGACTGGTTCAGCGACTGCTGCGGCAGGTTCACCGTTGGCCTCTGCCTTGGCCTCAAAGACTG CAGACAATCAGGCCGCGACCAAAACACCAACTCAG CCTGGCCGTCCCAAAGGATCTGTGATCGATCTAACTGAGGATGACGATGATGTTCAAG TAACAGGAGTGCAGAAAGCCACAGTTTCCCCCATGACACAGCGTGCACCTTTGGTCAGCTCGACTCCTAATGCTG GAGTTCGTACAGCACAGCGCTCCTCTGTG GACTCCCCCTCTCTATCCCATCCAAGCTCTTCTTCCACCACCTCTCTTCCTCCATTACCATTAGCCCCATCACCACCTGCACGTCTCCCACCAGAGGCTGCACAAACGTCCCCTCCGCAGCAGCCCCAGCTCAAATTGGCCCGTGTCCAGAGCCAAAACGGAATCGTGCTGTCCTGGTGCGTCGCCGAAACGGACCGCAACTGCGCTGCTGTGGATACTTATCACTTGTATGCCTATCATCAGGACCACCAGGGGACAGCAGCGAGCAACATCGCCTCGGCTCAGTCGCTGTGGAAGAAGATCGGGGAAGTGAAGGCGCTGCCGTTGCCTATGGCGTGCACCTTGACCCAGTTTGTGTCGGGGTCAACTTATTATTTTGCAGTGAGGGCGAAAGATGTTTACGGCCGCTTCGGGCGGTTTTGTGAACCGCAGTGCACTGATGTCATTACTCCAGCTTTATCCTAA
- the LOC135746809 gene encoding uncharacterized protein isoform X1, with the protein MEVAVPEEPQKKIFRARKTMKMSDRQQLEALHNTLSSTSPSSSSPTQTPLVNGIHSEKDKEKVKEKDLNDKETDSVSPAPDSPHSFPSPSLSVSVSPSPTPPNTQTTLPSPKNGPEKKSDEKAKDVKRESESKEDGKSEDVKVDDKEADKSEHSSSSTTPNKKGDPKKSDTEKMSGEEMADVDDALVTTASFGDGSEEKKDTSNKSFNSSLSASPSSGIDCDPEVKEGFLCLSEEDDVQAEKDEKNDQNEEKMNVDAVKEEPKDKKGTSEKTDDSPSAGTKRSLSEEEDDKEIKKERDGKRARLDGEELEAQLELKITATGGSRHKLEKMVQQLVEERLRVLQLTVFDRSIKELKERVEKIDSASKQQNALQHINTLQAKISRLAKKFGAANQASENAKRTQEVYSASAVAQATNAANMTQNALQRPKTCRTGRRRSAQMGQPVDTDNSDGDTSDTSWGDSWPRSHSPIRANEGGTQEQGRDQTFEADNCDQSIASVNHPTEIEVEVEAEPEPEPISYDWQEMTWQPTNLPFHENPEPHEWQEMNWQPTNLTFNENPEPHEWQEMNWQPTNFPFNENPGPVGEAAALISEEPKDFLELFISDLLIQNIVDQTNLYAAQCIHATDGTSQHSRIHSWKPVTVSEMKTFLGLFFLTGIIHKPELDMYWCADEMLATPYFSKVMPRNRFEIIWRFLHFNDTTGRAANDTDMLYEVRPVLDHLVSKFRELYQPNTNICIDEGMLLWRKRLALGGKNPAKSGMKSYNLRDSETGYCFNLKPYSGESSTLGDTVVSLLDRLAGHGYRLFMDNFDNFVPLSERLLDLKTQVCDTTFQENYMEVVNEWQRGYQETFAKQKPECFMDFNNAVNGVDGMDEKIGYYPFVRRSQEWTKKFVTYLFQISLFNAFVIYKAKNPQGNCKTLLSFIKSVVKSWTSQEQVGGGEDRGTTFFVPPTECTITPRAPYNLDPRNRVHEIFAVHALVPIVSGSNKKRTTRRCRVCARKGLRRESSFYCKGCCVPLHSGECYTAYHSKVDYSV; encoded by the exons ATGGAAGTAGCTGTACCAGAGGAACCTCAGAAGAAAATCTTCCGTGCGCGAAAAACGATGAAGATGAGTGATCGGCAGCAGCTGGAAGCATTGCACAACACCCTGAGCTCCACTTCACCATCTTCCTCCTCACCTACCCAAACGCCGCTGGTGAACGGCATCCACAGCGAGAAGGACAAGGAGAAAGTAAAGGAGAAAGACTTGAATGATAAAGAGACGGACTCTGTGTCACCTGCCCCTGATTCACCTCACTCTTTTCCTTCTCCatctctttctgtctctgtctctccATCTCCCACTCCACCCAACACACAGACCACCTTACCTTCTCCTAAAAATGGTCCAGAGAAGAAGAGCGATGAGAAGGCCAAGGACGTgaaaagagagagcgagagcaaAGAGGACGGAAAGAGTGAGGACGTTAAAGTGGACGACAAAGAA GCTGATAAATCCGAGCATTCCAGTTCTTCAACAACACCGAATAAAAAGGGAGACCCCAAAAAATCAGATACGGAGAAAATGAGTGGTGAGGAGATGGCTGATGTGGATGACGCTCTTGTGACCACAGCCTCTTTTGGTGACGGTTCAGAAGAGAAAAAGGACACAAGCAATAAAAGTTTCAACTCTTCTCTCTCTGCCTCTCCTTCTTCTGGGATAGACTGCGATCCAGAAGTCAAAGAGGGATTTCTGTGCCTGAGCGAAGAGGACGACGTCCAGGCAGAGAAAGATGAAAAGAACGACCAAAATGAGGAGAAGATGAATGTTGATGCGGTGAAAGAGGAACCAAAAGATAAGAAGGGGACTTCTGAAAAGACAG ATGACAGTCCTTCTGCTGGTACAAAGAGATCCTTGTCAGAAGAGGAAGATGACAAAGAAAtcaagaaagaaagagatggaAAGCGAGCAAGGTTGGATGGCGAGGAGCTGGAGGCTCAGCTGGAGCTGAAAATTACAGCCACCGGTGGGAGCCGACATAAACTGGAGAAG ATGGTACAGCAGTTAGTAGAGGAACGATTACGGGTGCTGCAGTTGACTGTATTTGACCGTAGCATAAAAGAGCTGAAAGAGAGAGTGGAGAAGATCGACTCTGCAAGCAAGCAGCAAAATGCCCTACAGCATATAAACACACTACAG GCTAAGATATCCCGGCTTGCAAAAAAGTTTGGTGCTGCTAACCAGGCCTCGGAGAACGCAAAGAGAACTCAAGAG GTTTATTCTGCATCTGCTGTTGCTCAGGCCACCAATGCTGCCAACAtgacccagaatgcactgcaacG ACCAAAAACTTGTCGAACTGGACGAAGACGAAGTGCACAGATGGGTCAACCTGTGGATACTGATAATTCAGACGGCGATACGTCGGACACTTCGTGGGGAGATTCATGGCCAAGGTCTCATTCTCCGATCCGAGCGAATGAAG GTGGAACACAGGAACAAGGCAGAGATCAGACATTTGAAGCAGACAATTGTGACCAATCAATAGCTTCTGTGAACCATCCAACTGAAATTGAAGTTGAAGTTGAAGCTGAACCTGAACCTGAACCCATCAGTTATGATTGGCAAGAAATGACCTGGCAGCCAACAAACCTTCCTTTCCATGAGAATCCAGAGCCTCATGAGTGGCAAGAAATGAACTGGCAGCCAACAAACCTTACTTTCAATGAGAATCCCGAGCCTCATGAGTGGCAAGAAATGAACTGGCAGCCAACAAACTTTCCTTTCAATGAGAATCCTGGGCCTGTCGGTGAAGCTGCTGCTCTTATTTCAGAAGAACCTAAAGACTTTCTTGAGTTGTTCATTTCTGATTTACTGATTCAAAACATTGTCGATCAGACTAACCTGTATGCAGCTCAGTGTATTCATGCCACGGATGGCACTTCACAACATTCTAGAATTCATTCATGGAAGCCTGTCACAGTTTCAGAAATGAAAACCTTCCTGGGGCTGTTTTTTCTTACCGGTATCATTCATAAGCCTGAACTTGATATGTACTGGTGTGCAGATGAAATGTTAGCTACCCCCTACTTCAGCAAGGTCATGCCTCGCAACCGGTTTGAAATCATATGGCGATTTCTTCACTTCAATGATACTACAGGAAGGGCAGCCAATGATACCGACATGCTGTACGAAGTCAGGCCTGTCTTAGATCACCTAGTGTCCAAATTTCGTGAATTGTATCAGCCTAACACAAACATTTGCATTGATGAGGGTATGCTTCTGTGGCGTAAACGCCTAGCATTGGGAGGGAAAAATCCTGCCAAATCTGGAATGAAATCCTACAACTTGCGCGATTCTGAAACGGGGTACTGTTTTAACTTGAAGCCCTATTCTGGAGAAAGTTCTACCCTGGGAGACACTGTCGTCTCTCTTCTTGATCGCCTAGCAGGTCATGGTTACAGGTTGTTTATGGATAATTTTGACAACTTTGTACCACTGTCTGAGCGCCTACTTGATTTGAAAACCCAAGTTTGTGATACAACATTCCAAGAGAACTACATGGAAGTTGTCAATGAATGGCAGAGAGGCTACCAAGAAACATTTGCAAAGCAAAAACCAGAATGCTTTATGGATTTTAATAATGCAGTAAATGGAGTTGACGGAATGGATGAAAAGATTGGGTACTACCCTTTTGTCAGGAGGTCCCAAGAGTGGACAAAGAAATTTGTCACATATCTGTTTCAGATCAGTTTGTTCAATGCTTTTGTCATTTACAAAGCAAAAAACCCGCAAGGTAACTGTAAAACTCTCCTCTCTTTCATCAAGAGTGTTGTAAAATCGTGGACCAGCCAAGAACAGGTTGGTGGTGGGGAAGACAGAGGGACGACCTTTTTTGTCCCTCCAACTGAGTGCACCATCACTCCTAGGGCACCATACAACCTTGACCCTAGAAATAGGGTGCATGAAATTTTTGCAGTCCATGCGCTTGTTCCAATTGTGTCCGGTTCCAACAAGAAACGAACGACGAGAAGATGCAGGGTTTGTGCACGTAAGGGTTTACGAAGGGAGAGCTCGTTTTACTGCAAAGGTTGTTGCGTCCCCTTACATTCTGGGGAGTGTTACACGGCTTATCACTCAAAGGTTGATTACAGTGTTtga
- the LOC135746809 gene encoding activating transcription factor 7-interacting protein 1-like isoform X5: MEVAVPEEPQKKIFRARKTMKMSDRQQLEALHNTLSSTSPSSSSPTQTPLVNGIHSEKDKEKVKEKDLNDKETDSVSPAPDSPHSFPSPSLSVSVSPSPTPPNTQTTLPSPKNGPEKKSDEKAKDVKRESESKEDGKSEDVKVDDKEADKSEHSSSSTTPNKKGDPKKSDTEKMSGEEMADVDDALVTTASFGDGSEEKKDTSNKSFNSSLSASPSSGIDCDPEVKEGFLCLSEEDDVQAEKDEKNDQNEEKMNVDAVKEEPKDKKGTSEKTDDSPSAGTKRSLSEEEDDKEIKKERDGKRARLDGEELEAQLELKITATGGSRHKLEKMVQQLVEERLRVLQLTVFDRSIKELKERVEKIDSASKQQNALQHINTLQAKISRLAKKFGAANQASENAKRTQEVYSASAVAQATNAANMTQNALQRTVKTAMDPKLSGPSGSATAIPAQPKPLSTPTTATSSALASTAPILQIISTTTSSTPSSNSLAGQSQTGTLLLKTGPNTGVMTTNATTSGGQSVSIQPLLIQLPLTVANGQSGALVNTAGGVGLIPVSSLSTVNSLNKAKTTTPTTTTFILQKTTGSIVSSSTTLSTPSTPGMSLARAVYPGGTGTVSSPSTGISVTSARTPTQCAAVVGVSTAVSSPGTAGPAATGSATAAAGSPLASALASKTDNQAATKTPTQPGRPKGSVIDLTEDDDDVQVTGVQKATVSPMTQRAPLVSSTPNAGVRTAQRSSVDSPSLSHPSSSSTTSLPPLPLAPSPPARLPPEAAQTSPPQQPQLKLARVQSQNGIVLSWCVAETDRNCAAVDTYHLYAYHQDHQGTAASNIASAQSLWKKIGEVKALPLPMACTLTQFVSGSTYYFAVRAKDVYGRFGRFCEPQCTDVITPALS; the protein is encoded by the exons ATGGAAGTAGCTGTACCAGAGGAACCTCAGAAGAAAATCTTCCGTGCGCGAAAAACGATGAAGATGAGTGATCGGCAGCAGCTGGAAGCATTGCACAACACCCTGAGCTCCACTTCACCATCTTCCTCCTCACCTACCCAAACGCCGCTGGTGAACGGCATCCACAGCGAGAAGGACAAGGAGAAAGTAAAGGAGAAAGACTTGAATGATAAAGAGACGGACTCTGTGTCACCTGCCCCTGATTCACCTCACTCTTTTCCTTCTCCatctctttctgtctctgtctctccATCTCCCACTCCACCCAACACACAGACCACCTTACCTTCTCCTAAAAATGGTCCAGAGAAGAAGAGCGATGAGAAGGCCAAGGACGTgaaaagagagagcgagagcaaAGAGGACGGAAAGAGTGAGGACGTTAAAGTGGACGACAAAGAA GCTGATAAATCCGAGCATTCCAGTTCTTCAACAACACCGAATAAAAAGGGAGACCCCAAAAAATCAGATACGGAGAAAATGAGTGGTGAGGAGATGGCTGATGTGGATGACGCTCTTGTGACCACAGCCTCTTTTGGTGACGGTTCAGAAGAGAAAAAGGACACAAGCAATAAAAGTTTCAACTCTTCTCTCTCTGCCTCTCCTTCTTCTGGGATAGACTGCGATCCAGAAGTCAAAGAGGGATTTCTGTGCCTGAGCGAAGAGGACGACGTCCAGGCAGAGAAAGATGAAAAGAACGACCAAAATGAGGAGAAGATGAATGTTGATGCGGTGAAAGAGGAACCAAAAGATAAGAAGGGGACTTCTGAAAAGACAG ATGACAGTCCTTCTGCTGGTACAAAGAGATCCTTGTCAGAAGAGGAAGATGACAAAGAAAtcaagaaagaaagagatggaAAGCGAGCAAGGTTGGATGGCGAGGAGCTGGAGGCTCAGCTGGAGCTGAAAATTACAGCCACCGGTGGGAGCCGACATAAACTGGAGAAG ATGGTACAGCAGTTAGTAGAGGAACGATTACGGGTGCTGCAGTTGACTGTATTTGACCGTAGCATAAAAGAGCTGAAAGAGAGAGTGGAGAAGATCGACTCTGCAAGCAAGCAGCAAAATGCCCTACAGCATATAAACACACTACAG GCTAAGATATCCCGGCTTGCAAAAAAGTTTGGTGCTGCTAACCAGGCCTCGGAGAACGCAAAGAGAACTCAAGAG GTTTATTCTGCATCTGCTGTTGCTCAGGCCACCAATGCTGCCAACAtgacccagaatgcactgcaacG tactgttAAAACCGCTATGGATCCCAAACTGTCCGGTCCATCAGGTTCTGCTACAG CGATCCCAGCTCAGCCCAAACCGCTGTCCACGCCAACTACGGCAACCTCATCAGCACTGGCCTCCACTGCCCCCATTTTACAGATTATCTCCACAACAACAAGCTCTACTCCCTCATCCAACTCCTTGGCCGGCCAGTCTCAGACAGGCACTCTTTTATTAAAGACTGGTCCTAATACAGGGGTCATGACTACCAACGCCACAACATCAGGAGGCCAGTCCGTCTCTATTCAGCCACTTTTAATTCAGCTGCCTTTAACTGTGGCAAACGGGCAAAGTGGAGCACTAGTCAATACTGCTGGCGGTGTTGGTTTAATACCAGTTTCATCATTATCTACAGTTAATAGCTTGAATAAGGCGAAGACGACTACACCTACTACCACCACGTTTATTCTCCAAAAGACAACGGGTAGCATCGTTTCGTCTTCCACCACATTGTCGACACCCTCGACCCCAGGAATGTCTTTGGCGAGAGCGGTTTATCCGGGTGGCACAGGGACTGTTAGTTCACCCAGCACAGGGATATCTGTGACGTCGGCTCGTACGCCTACTCAGTGTGCTGCTGTTGTGGGAGTGTCGACGGCCGTGTCTTCTCCAGGAACTGCAGGGCCTGCGGCGACTGGTTCAGCGACTGCTGCGGCAGGTTCACCGTTGGCCTCTGCCTTGGCCTCAAAGACTG ACAATCAGGCCGCGACCAAAACACCAACTCAG CCTGGCCGTCCCAAAGGATCTGTGATCGATCTAACTGAGGATGACGATGATGTTCAAG TAACAGGAGTGCAGAAAGCCACAGTTTCCCCCATGACACAGCGTGCACCTTTGGTCAGCTCGACTCCTAATGCTG GAGTTCGTACAGCACAGCGCTCCTCTGTG GACTCCCCCTCTCTATCCCATCCAAGCTCTTCTTCCACCACCTCTCTTCCTCCATTACCATTAGCCCCATCACCACCTGCACGTCTCCCACCAGAGGCTGCACAAACGTCCCCTCCGCAGCAGCCCCAGCTCAAATTGGCCCGTGTCCAGAGCCAAAACGGAATCGTGCTGTCCTGGTGCGTCGCCGAAACGGACCGCAACTGCGCTGCTGTGGATACTTATCACTTGTATGCCTATCATCAGGACCACCAGGGGACAGCAGCGAGCAACATCGCCTCGGCTCAGTCGCTGTGGAAGAAGATCGGGGAAGTGAAGGCGCTGCCGTTGCCTATGGCGTGCACCTTGACCCAGTTTGTGTCGGGGTCAACTTATTATTTTGCAGTGAGGGCGAAAGATGTTTACGGCCGCTTCGGGCGGTTTTGTGAACCGCAGTGCACTGATGTCATTACTCCAGCTTTATCCTAA